GCTCTGGATCGATCGAGTTAGACCTATGAGGTAAGGTACTTCTTGCGTACCTTTGACATAGTCTATGGATCTTATCACACCCCAAGTCGAACGATTCCGTGCCGCATTGCAAAGGCACGCTGAACAGAATAACCGAATATTCGCAAGCTCGAGCTTTCAAACACACAGCATTCCAATGTTGCATTTGATTAGCTCGATCGACAATTCCATTCCAATCTATTTCTTGGACACGGGCTACCATTTCCCTGAAACATTAACCTTCAGGGATGAAGTCGCGGAACTACTCGGCCTCGAAGTGCGCATCATTCGCTCCCCTATCGAAAAGATCAAGCAACGCCATGAAAACGGTCATTTGCTCTTTGCGAGCGATCCCGACCATTGTTGCTTCTTGAACAAGACCCTGCCCATGGAGCCGGTATTGCACGATTTTGATGTATGGATCTCCGGAGTACGCCGCGATCAAAGCTCGGTGCGCAAACAATTCGACTACGAGCAACCAGGAAAACACGGGACAACGCGTTTGCACCCGATGCTCGAGTGGAACAGTAAAATGATCTGGGATTACAGAAAGGAACACAGCTTACCCATTCACCCACTCGAAAAAGATGGATTCTTGAGTATAGGTTGCGCTCCTTGTACACGCAAATTCGACATGTCGGGCGATACTGACCGCCAAGGACGATGGGCCGGAATGAAAAAAAATGAGTGCGGGCTGCACACTGATCTAGCTTCGTCATGAAAATACTGATTACCGGTGGAACCGGATACCTCGGATATGGAATCGCCCGTGAACTGATCCGAATACGACCCGATATAGAGGAGCTCGTCATTTACGACAACCTATCGAGCCGTAAATACGATTTCTTTACCGGCAGCTCTTTGCCAACCGATCGCGTTCGATTTGTACAAGGCGACATTTTAGACGGAAGAAAACTCGAAAAGACCCTACAGGGAATCGATTGGGTATACCATTTAGCCGCAAAGGTCACAACGCCTTTTGCCGATCGTGAATCGCATTTCTACGACCAAATCAACCATTGGGGAAGCGCTCAATTAGCACAGTGCATAGAGCGATCGAATGTTGAAGGAATTATTTACCTCTCCAGCGCATCGGTGTACGGTGACGGAGCCGAAGAAGTAAACGAGACCTACGACCCGCACCCGAATTCCTTCTACGGCATTTCAAAGCTCGATGGAGAAAAGCAAATGCGTCGCCTAAAAGAGAATGTCAAGACCTACATCATCCGATCGGCCAACATATATGGTTTTAATCCGGCTT
This is a stretch of genomic DNA from Flavobacteriales bacterium. It encodes these proteins:
- a CDS encoding phosphoadenylyl-sulfate reductase; translation: MDLITPQVERFRAALQRHAEQNNRIFASSSFQTHSIPMLHLISSIDNSIPIYFLDTGYHFPETLTFRDEVAELLGLEVRIIRSPIEKIKQRHENGHLLFASDPDHCCFLNKTLPMEPVLHDFDVWISGVRRDQSSVRKQFDYEQPGKHGTTRLHPMLEWNSKMIWDYRKEHSLPIHPLEKDGFLSIGCAPCTRKFDMSGDTDRQGRWAGMKKNECGLHTDLASS
- a CDS encoding SDR family oxidoreductase translates to MKILITGGTGYLGYGIARELIRIRPDIEELVIYDNLSSRKYDFFTGSSLPTDRVRFVQGDILDGRKLEKTLQGIDWVYHLAAKVTTPFADRESHFYDQINHWGSAQLAQCIERSNVEGIIYLSSASVYGDGAEEVNETYDPHPNSFYGISKLDGEKQMRRLKENVKTYIIRSANIYGFNPAFRIDAVVNRFMFEAHFNGRISIHGPGDQMRSFIHIDKASHVLARLVGSEVEPNTYNLGEHNLSILEVAQSVNAVYPDLEMLNINHQMKMKNQSIELPIKLSRSIPWPEKSLHQELTDFKKAFAF